In Acipenser ruthenus chromosome 53, fAciRut3.2 maternal haplotype, whole genome shotgun sequence, the following proteins share a genomic window:
- the LOC131723095 gene encoding tripartite motif-containing protein 16-like, producing MAEANIQVAEEQFKCSVCLDIFEHPVTIPCGHSFCMKCIKKYWHICDQYICPHCRQLFNQKPILGKNIILVEFVENFKKAKLNPGSYAGPGDVPCDFCTGRKIKAVKSCLTCLASYCKKHIKSHSEVAAFKRHKLVNAIANLDQKLCAEHHRVLDGFCRNDKTCICWFCTDKEHKSHDTVSAETERIEIQEQLGETQTEIQQRIQKRLGEQLELKKNVELCKLDVNREVVESGKIFDELIQPIVKIRHEVIGMIRDIEKKELTKSEEPTKKLEQEIAELKRRNTDLKQLSETEDHIHFLQHIHSVIALPEAEDIPGFTVDKDISFGTVRKAAAELKGRIQDMCKGELAMIIKAVNEVAVQQSLLPPEPMDRAELLNYSCELTLDPNTVNRVLWLHEGNRKVTWGSTMTQPYLEHPDRFDYWPQVLCKEGLFGTRCYWEIEWIGEGAYIGVTYKGIRRKGDDVSRIFGCNDKSWSLQCSVSSYSACHNYRETVITAPRSPRIGVYLDCPAGTLSFYGVSDTMTLLHRFQATFTEPLYSGFGVTCNSTVTILRAEVDL from the exons ATGGCGGAAGCTAATATTCAGGTAGCAGAGGAGCAGTTTaagtgttcagtgtgtctggatATATTCGAGCACCCTgtcactattccatgtggacacagtttctGTATGAAGTGTATTAAGAAGTACTGGCATATTTGCGATCAGTACATTTGCCCCCACTGCAGACAACTTTTTAACCAAAAGCCTATTCTTGGCAAAAACATCATTCTGGTTGAGTTTGTGGAGAATTTCAAGAAGGCAAAGCTCAATCCTGGCAGTTACGCTGgtcctggagatgtgccgtgtgatttctgtaCTGGGAGAAAGAttaaagctgtgaaatcctgtttgacgtgcctggcctcttactgcaAAAAGCACATCAAGTCTCACAGTGAAGTtgctgctttcaagaggcacaaaCTGGTCAATGCAATTGCAAATCTGGatcagaagctttgtgctgaacatcACAGAGTTTTGGACGGGTTCTGTAGAAATGATAAGACATGCATTTGCTGGTTTTGTACTGACaaggaacacaagagccatgatacagtctccgCTGAGACAGAAAGAATAGAGATACAG gagcagctgggggagacacagacagaaatacagcaGAGAATCCAGAAGAGACTGGGAGAACAACTGGAGCTGAAGAAGAATGTGGAATTGTGCAAA CTCGATGTGAACAGAGAGGTAGTGGAAAGTGGAAAGATCTTTGATGAACTGATTCAACCCATTGTGAAGATCCGGCACGAGGTTATTGGGATGATTCGAGACATTGAGAAAAAAGAACTAACAAAGAGTGAAGAACCCacgaagaaactggagcaggagattgctgagctgaAGAGGAGAAACACTGatctgaaacagctttcagagacagaggatcacatccattttctacag CATATTCACTCTGTTATTGCCCTTCCTGAAGCTGAAGATATACCCGGCTTCACTGTCGATAAGGATATCTCTTTCGGGACTGTGAGGAAAGCAGCAGCTGAACTGAAGGGTCGCATTCAGGACATGTGCAAGGGCGAGCTAGCCATGATAATCAAAGCAG TGAATGAAGTAGCAGTTCAGCAGAGTCTACTGCCTCCAGAGCCAATGGACCGAGCGGAGTTATTGAACT ATTCCTGTGAGCTCACATTGGACCCCAACACAGTGAACAGGGTGCTGTGGCTGcatgaagggaacagaaaggtgacatgggGGAGTACAATGACCCAACCATATCTTGAGCACCCAGACAGATTTGACTACTGGCCCCAAGTGCTTTGTAAGGAGGGGTTgtttgggactcgctgttactgggagattgagtggattGGGGAGGGGGCTTATATAGgggtcacatataaaggaatccgCAGGAAAGGAGATGATGTTTCCAGGATCTTTGGCTGCAATGATAAGTCCTGGAGTTTACAATGCTCTGTTTCCAGTTACTCTGCCTGTCACAATTACAGGGAAACTGTAATAACAGCCCctcgctcccccagaataggagtgtatctggactgtCCTGCCGGCACTCTGTCATTTTATggagtctctgacacaatgaccctcctgcacagattccaagccacattcactgagccgctctattcGGGCTTTGGAGTTACCTGCAACTCCACTGTAACAATCCTGAGAGCTGAAGTAGACTTATAA